One Shewanella sp. MR-4 DNA window includes the following coding sequences:
- a CDS encoding MFS transporter: protein MPTISSTSQQLRWLCACYFFFFSILGTMIPYLGVFFENRGFNPQEIGFLLAILMATRIVAPNVWAKVADRTGMRSELVKMGAGAAMLAYLSFFYHGGFVYMALSLALYTFFWNAILAQLEVITLETLGENASRYGQIRSFGSIGYICLVVGAGFAIGQWGTEVLPYIGLALFTGMLVSALPLPANRAVRPQGQERQPLKWTKPILWFMVSAMLLQMSAGPFYGFFVLYLKQAGYTEAAAGIFVALGAMAEIVMFMFAPRLLGRYGVNTLLVVSIAMTAVRWLLVAFGVESMLLLGLSQVLHAFTFGLTHAASIQFVHRNFDASHRSQGQALYASLSFGVGGALGTWICGYIWGDGSGAVWSWVFAAACAFAAMLAVFLIPKDRPQAVAA from the coding sequence ATGCCAACAATCTCTAGCACAAGCCAGCAGTTACGCTGGCTATGTGCCTGTTATTTTTTCTTCTTTTCAATTCTCGGCACTATGATCCCTTACCTTGGGGTCTTCTTCGAAAACCGTGGATTTAACCCTCAAGAAATCGGTTTTTTGCTGGCGATTTTAATGGCGACCCGAATCGTGGCACCCAATGTGTGGGCTAAGGTGGCCGATCGCACTGGCATGCGCTCCGAATTGGTGAAGATGGGCGCGGGCGCCGCGATGCTGGCGTATTTGAGTTTCTTCTACCACGGTGGCTTTGTGTATATGGCGCTGAGCCTTGCGCTGTATACCTTCTTCTGGAACGCGATTTTGGCACAGCTTGAGGTGATCACCCTCGAAACCTTAGGTGAAAATGCCAGCCGCTATGGACAAATCCGCAGTTTTGGCAGCATTGGCTATATCTGCTTGGTGGTCGGTGCCGGTTTTGCCATCGGCCAATGGGGCACTGAGGTGTTGCCTTATATTGGTTTAGCCTTGTTTACAGGGATGCTGGTCAGCGCCTTGCCGTTGCCCGCGAATCGTGCCGTGCGCCCTCAAGGGCAGGAGCGGCAGCCGCTCAAATGGACTAAGCCCATTCTGTGGTTCATGGTATCGGCGATGTTATTACAGATGAGCGCTGGGCCTTTTTACGGTTTCTTTGTGCTCTATCTTAAGCAGGCGGGTTACACTGAAGCGGCCGCGGGGATTTTTGTTGCCTTAGGGGCAATGGCCGAAATCGTGATGTTTATGTTTGCGCCTCGCTTGCTTGGACGGTATGGCGTCAATACCTTGCTTGTCGTCAGTATTGCTATGACTGCCGTGCGTTGGTTGCTGGTCGCCTTCGGCGTTGAGAGCATGTTATTACTGGGCTTAAGCCAAGTGCTGCATGCGTTCACCTTCGGTTTGACCCATGCGGCCTCGATTCAGTTTGTGCACCGAAATTTTGATGCCAGTCATCGCAGTCAAGGACAAGCCCTGTATGCCAGCTTAAGCTTTGGGGTTGGCGGCGCACTCGGAACGTGGATTTGCGGTTATATCTGGGGGGATGGTAGCGGCGCTGTATGGTCTTGGGTATTTGCGGCGGCCTGTGCCTTTGCGGCCATGTTAGCGGTATTTTTGATCCCTAAGGATAGGCCGCAAGCAGTTGCTGCATAA
- the aroC gene encoding chorismate synthase yields the protein MSGNSIGQNFVVTTFGESHGVALGCIIDGCPPGLELTEADMQHDLDRRRPGTSRYTTARREPDEVRILSGVFEGKTTGTSIGLLIENTDQRSQDYSNIKDLFRPGHADYTYQQKYGLRDYRGGGRSSARETAMRVAAGAVAKKYLKQVHGINIQGYMSQLGPISAETLDFSQIEQNAFFFPDASKLEALDEYMRELKKSGDSIGAKISVVATGVPVGLGEPVFDRLDADIAHALMGINAVKGVEIGDGFGVVTQKGSEGRDLMSPLGFESNHAGGILGGISSGQPIVAHIALKPTSSISVPGQSMTAQGEMAEVVTKGRHDPCVGIRAVPIAEAMLAIVLMDHLLRHRAQNQDVCSHTPILGMR from the coding sequence ATGTCTGGAAACAGTATTGGTCAAAATTTTGTGGTGACTACCTTTGGTGAAAGTCACGGTGTGGCGCTCGGTTGTATTATTGATGGTTGCCCTCCAGGGCTCGAACTCACCGAAGCCGATATGCAGCATGATTTAGACCGCCGTCGTCCTGGCACATCCCGTTATACCACCGCGCGCCGTGAGCCTGATGAAGTACGGATCTTATCCGGTGTGTTTGAAGGCAAAACCACAGGCACCTCCATTGGACTTCTGATCGAAAACACCGATCAGCGCAGCCAAGATTACTCCAATATCAAAGATTTATTCCGTCCAGGACACGCCGATTACACCTATCAGCAAAAGTATGGTCTGCGTGATTACCGTGGCGGTGGCCGCTCATCGGCCCGCGAAACCGCTATGCGGGTTGCGGCGGGTGCTGTGGCGAAAAAGTATTTAAAACAAGTGCATGGTATTAATATCCAAGGCTATATGTCTCAACTTGGACCGATTAGTGCCGAGACCCTCGATTTTAGTCAAATCGAGCAGAATGCCTTTTTCTTCCCCGATGCGAGTAAGCTCGAGGCGCTAGATGAATATATGCGCGAGCTGAAAAAATCCGGTGATTCCATTGGTGCCAAAATCTCTGTGGTAGCGACAGGTGTTCCCGTTGGACTGGGCGAACCCGTGTTCGATAGGCTCGATGCCGACATCGCCCATGCCTTAATGGGCATAAACGCAGTAAAAGGCGTTGAAATTGGCGATGGCTTTGGCGTTGTCACGCAAAAGGGCTCGGAAGGACGCGATTTAATGTCGCCACTGGGTTTTGAATCAAATCATGCCGGTGGCATACTCGGCGGCATTTCATCGGGTCAACCCATCGTCGCCCATATTGCATTAAAACCAACCTCGAGTATCAGTGTGCCGGGCCAAAGCATGACGGCCCAAGGGGAAATGGCGGAAGTGGTGACTAAAGGTCGTCACGACCCCTGTGTCGGGATCCGCGCGGTACCGATCGCCGAAGCTATGCTGGCGATTGTGTTGATGGATCATCTGTTAAGACACAGAGCTCAAAATCAGGATGTTTGCAGTCACACACCGATTCTCGGCATGAGATAG
- the prmB gene encoding 50S ribosomal protein L3 N(5)-glutamine methyltransferase: MDKIFVDEAVTELRTIGDMLRWAVSRFNDANVYYGHGTDNAWDEAIALVFHALHLPEEIGQQVILSNLTSSEKHKIVELIIRRVRERLPVPYLTNKARFAGLEFYVDERVLVPRSPIAEMIANRFAPWLYGKPVNRILDLCTGSGCIAIACAYEFDEAEVDALDISEDALDVAQINVETLGVMDRVFPMQSDLFSAIPEGPQYDLIVSNPPYVDEEDIGDMPDEYHHEPAIGLASGRDGLDLTKRILANAAQYLTPTGILVVEVGNSMVHLMEQFPEVPFTWVSFEHGGDGVFVLTRDQLVEHQSLFAIYRDAQ, encoded by the coding sequence TTGGATAAGATCTTTGTAGATGAAGCTGTGACAGAGTTACGCACCATAGGTGACATGTTGCGTTGGGCGGTGAGCCGCTTTAATGATGCCAATGTGTACTATGGCCACGGGACGGATAACGCGTGGGATGAGGCTATCGCCCTAGTGTTTCATGCGTTGCACTTGCCCGAAGAAATCGGCCAGCAGGTGATTTTAAGTAACTTAACCAGCAGCGAAAAACACAAAATCGTTGAGCTGATCATTCGCCGCGTACGTGAACGTTTGCCTGTGCCTTATTTAACCAATAAAGCGCGCTTTGCTGGGCTTGAGTTCTATGTGGATGAGCGCGTATTGGTACCACGTTCACCTATCGCAGAGATGATTGCCAATCGCTTTGCTCCTTGGTTATACGGCAAACCCGTTAATCGTATTTTAGATTTATGTACTGGCAGTGGTTGTATCGCGATTGCCTGTGCCTACGAATTTGATGAGGCCGAGGTTGATGCGCTGGATATCAGTGAAGATGCCCTCGATGTGGCGCAAATCAACGTAGAAACCTTAGGCGTGATGGACAGAGTTTTCCCGATGCAATCGGATCTGTTTTCAGCCATTCCTGAAGGTCCACAATATGATTTGATTGTCTCTAATCCGCCCTATGTGGATGAAGAAGATATCGGTGATATGCCAGATGAATACCACCATGAACCTGCGATTGGTTTAGCTTCGGGTCGTGACGGCCTCGATTTAACCAAACGTATTTTAGCGAATGCAGCCCAATACCTGACACCAACAGGGATTTTAGTGGTTGAGGTGGGTAACTCTATGGTGCATCTGATGGAGCAATTCCCTGAAGTGCCTTTTACTTGGGTTAGTTTTGAACACGGCGGTGACGGTGTGTTTGTGCTGACTCGCGATCAACTGGTCGAACATCAATCGCTTTTTGCTATTTATCGCGACGCGCAATAA
- a CDS encoding RNA methyltransferase — translation MSTSTTTSVDSMAKPEVQQAVYIGLVNPKTPTNVGGIMRASGCYGVDAVFYTGKRYEYAARGPQQYNADTQSAAERIPLTGVASLLDALPSDTKLVCVDLVLGATPLPEFVHPEKAFYVFGPEDGTIGQEIIDRADAVVYVPTVGCMNLAASVNVLLYDRLAKAHREQLSAQTEFDGDALIRQSRDNNNRTRVKTTKQGSSL, via the coding sequence ATGAGTACATCCACGACGACTTCGGTTGATTCCATGGCAAAACCTGAGGTGCAGCAAGCGGTTTATATCGGTCTAGTCAATCCGAAAACTCCGACCAATGTGGGCGGCATTATGCGCGCTTCGGGCTGTTATGGTGTCGATGCGGTGTTCTACACAGGCAAACGCTATGAGTATGCTGCCCGTGGGCCGCAGCAATATAACGCCGATACGCAGAGCGCCGCCGAGCGCATTCCGTTAACTGGGGTGGCCTCCCTACTCGATGCGCTCCCCTCTGACACTAAGCTGGTGTGCGTGGATTTAGTCCTAGGGGCGACACCCTTACCTGAATTTGTGCATCCCGAGAAAGCCTTTTATGTGTTTGGCCCAGAGGATGGCACCATTGGCCAAGAGATTATCGATAGAGCCGATGCCGTGGTGTATGTGCCTACGGTAGGGTGCATGAATCTGGCGGCCTCGGTGAACGTACTGCTTTACGATAGATTGGCGAAAGCCCATCGCGAGCAGCTATCAGCTCAAACCGAGTTCGATGGCGATGCCTTGATCCGCCAAAGTCGCGACAACAATAATCGCACCCGAGTAAAAACGACTAAGCAGGGGTCTTCGCTCTAG
- a CDS encoding YfcL family protein: MLEQYEEALEQWIESVVSHGDDDALFACGYLQGHVAVVLSQLEDEGESTLEALLEKMTDCLALARQELNDADFALVEAAWTQLHGKIVSHLAA; encoded by the coding sequence ATGTTAGAGCAGTATGAAGAAGCACTAGAACAGTGGATAGAGTCTGTAGTAAGCCATGGTGATGACGACGCCTTATTTGCCTGTGGTTATCTGCAAGGGCATGTGGCGGTGGTGTTATCGCAACTCGAAGACGAAGGCGAGAGTACGCTAGAAGCCTTGCTCGAAAAAATGACCGACTGTTTAGCCCTCGCGCGCCAAGAATTAAATGATGCCGATTTTGCATTAGTGGAAGCGGCGTGGACACAATTACATGGCAAGATTGTTAGTCATTTAGCGGCCTAA
- a CDS encoding bifunctional tRNA (5-methylaminomethyl-2-thiouridine)(34)-methyltransferase MnmD/FAD-dependent 5-carboxymethylaminomethyl-2-thiouridine(34) oxidoreductase MnmC: MTAKPQKSCQFKRDYPQLINLYPPCALTTAQSLDNLTRLRLSRLTTQSTQPIQGLCVMGQWGLGDGLELLSLLQHWQTQTQTQGNTRLLVKVFEPNPINDYELKLLWDQSQSLISKSHLQPIANAILKAKPARIIGCQRLIFDDGRITVDLHFGDLHTALSQLPHSADHPIQQWLVLPHLAAQLNGKQVWQMARLSTDDAQLIGVNLAETLQQLAHKSGFSTLNVSQDALNGDASDALQSHIITDEILLHERKLLRQQADTAQAFTPKPTALATKDHPIAIVGGGLASANLMLSLAERGQSSTLFCKDNELGQGASGNRQGAIYPLLTPENDELSRFFQQAFLFSRRRIEALSHASMMETEAAPTITAISHDFCGVLQTGHDERSQQRLDKIIQSQDWPAEIAYAVDANEANEIAQIGIDKAGFFYPLGGWVCPFEYAKAAVDKASQLANVQCHFNTEITEIECDAKAWYLHSQGQRFGPFRQLVLANGAQLTQFSASERLQISPFRGQVSHVPAQFKLSQLATVLCANGYLTPSHQGLHCLGASYVKAAEHLDFCPQEQWENLGKMQESYPNQAWVDDIDISDNSARVGVRMVTRDHFPMMGCAPDVAEILARYEQHQLNQQQAEQSKHYWQTTPAPILDGLYILGGLGSRGLSSGPLAAECLAAQLTGEPLPLDWPTLNKLNPNRMWLRKLLKGKAL, translated from the coding sequence TTGACTGCTAAGCCCCAAAAATCTTGCCAATTTAAGCGTGATTACCCGCAATTGATCAACCTTTATCCCCCATGCGCGTTGACTACTGCACAGTCTCTGGACAATTTAACTCGCCTTCGACTCTCACGCTTAACGACGCAATCAACCCAGCCCATTCAGGGCTTGTGCGTCATGGGGCAATGGGGATTGGGCGATGGACTCGAGCTGCTCTCTCTACTACAACACTGGCAAACGCAGACTCAGACTCAGGGCAACACACGACTGTTAGTCAAAGTGTTTGAGCCTAATCCCATTAACGATTACGAACTTAAATTACTTTGGGATCAATCGCAAAGCTTAATTTCCAAGTCTCATTTACAACCGATTGCCAATGCCATCCTTAAGGCAAAACCTGCGCGCATTATAGGGTGCCAGAGATTAATCTTTGATGACGGCCGTATCACGGTCGATTTGCATTTTGGCGACCTACACACAGCACTCAGTCAACTGCCCCACAGCGCTGATCATCCCATTCAGCAATGGCTGGTTTTACCGCATTTGGCGGCGCAGCTTAATGGCAAGCAAGTCTGGCAAATGGCCCGTTTGAGCACCGATGATGCCCAGCTGATTGGGGTCAATTTGGCTGAAACCCTGCAACAGCTTGCCCACAAGAGTGGCTTTAGCACGCTTAACGTCAGCCAAGATGCCTTGAATGGTGATGCAAGTGATGCACTGCAAAGCCATATTATCACCGATGAGATTTTACTCCATGAGCGCAAACTGCTACGCCAGCAAGCCGATACCGCTCAGGCATTTACCCCAAAACCTACAGCGCTCGCCACTAAAGACCATCCCATTGCTATCGTCGGTGGCGGACTGGCATCGGCGAACCTAATGCTATCCCTTGCCGAACGAGGCCAAAGTAGCACATTGTTTTGTAAGGATAATGAGTTAGGCCAAGGCGCATCCGGCAATCGCCAAGGGGCGATTTACCCCCTGCTCACGCCTGAAAATGATGAGCTGAGTCGTTTTTTCCAACAGGCATTTTTGTTCAGCCGCCGCCGCATCGAGGCGCTGAGCCATGCGTCGATGATGGAGACAGAAGCCGCCCCTACTATTACCGCGATTTCCCATGACTTTTGTGGGGTACTGCAAACGGGTCATGATGAGCGCAGCCAACAACGGTTGGATAAAATCATCCAAAGTCAGGACTGGCCGGCGGAAATCGCCTACGCCGTTGATGCGAATGAAGCCAACGAGATAGCTCAAATAGGTATTGATAAGGCTGGATTTTTTTATCCCCTCGGGGGCTGGGTATGCCCATTTGAATACGCCAAGGCTGCGGTAGATAAAGCCTCGCAGCTTGCCAATGTGCAATGCCATTTCAATACCGAGATCACCGAAATCGAGTGTGATGCAAAGGCTTGGTATCTCCACAGTCAAGGCCAGCGTTTTGGACCATTCCGCCAACTCGTGCTCGCCAATGGCGCGCAGCTCACCCAATTTTCGGCCAGTGAGCGATTACAGATAAGCCCGTTTCGCGGCCAAGTGAGCCACGTCCCCGCCCAATTTAAGCTGAGCCAACTGGCGACAGTGTTATGCGCGAACGGTTACCTCACACCGAGTCATCAAGGCTTGCATTGCCTCGGCGCCAGTTATGTCAAAGCGGCGGAGCACCTCGATTTTTGCCCACAGGAGCAATGGGAAAACCTCGGAAAAATGCAAGAAAGCTACCCCAACCAAGCCTGGGTTGACGATATCGACATCAGCGACAATAGCGCCCGTGTCGGCGTGCGGATGGTGACGCGGGATCATTTCCCCATGATGGGCTGTGCGCCCGATGTGGCTGAAATATTGGCGCGCTATGAACAGCATCAACTCAATCAGCAGCAGGCCGAACAAAGCAAGCATTATTGGCAAACGACCCCGGCTCCGATCCTCGATGGCCTTTATATCCTAGGTGGCTTAGGGTCGCGGGGATTAAGCTCTGGCCCCTTGGCGGCCGAATGTTTAGCGGCACAATTAACCGGTGAGCCGCTGCCACTAGATTGGCCCACCTTAAATAAACTCAACCCAAATCGGATGTGGCTACGCAAATTACTAAAGGGTAAAGCACTTTAG
- a CDS encoding aspartate-semialdehyde dehydrogenase: MSQEFNVVVLGASGAVGQTMIEILEERNFPVANLYPLASSRSAGETVSFHGKQVTILDVETFDWSQAQIGFFSAGGDVSAKWAPIAAEAGCVVIDNTSHFRYDIDIPLVVPEVNPHAIADFRNRNIIANPNCSTIQMLVALKPIYDTYGISRINVATYQSVSGTGKKAIEELAKQCTKLLQGLPADAEVYPKQIAFNVLPQIDKFMDNGYTKEEMKMVWETQKIFGDDEILVNATAVRVPVFYGHSEAVHIETRQPADAEDIKALLRDAEGVVLFESDDEYPTAVTHAAGTDPVYVGRVRKDISHSHGINLWVVSDNIRKGAALNSVQIAEILVRDYY; encoded by the coding sequence ATGTCGCAGGAATTTAATGTTGTCGTTTTAGGTGCATCGGGCGCAGTGGGTCAAACTATGATTGAGATCCTCGAAGAGCGTAACTTCCCGGTAGCGAACTTATACCCTTTAGCCAGTAGCCGTAGCGCCGGTGAAACGGTCAGCTTCCATGGCAAACAAGTTACCATTTTGGACGTCGAAACCTTCGATTGGAGTCAAGCACAAATAGGCTTTTTCTCTGCCGGTGGCGATGTGTCGGCCAAGTGGGCGCCTATTGCCGCTGAAGCGGGTTGTGTGGTGATCGATAACACTTCGCACTTCCGCTACGACATTGATATTCCATTGGTTGTGCCTGAGGTTAACCCCCATGCTATTGCCGATTTCCGCAACCGTAACATCATCGCCAACCCGAACTGCTCGACCATCCAAATGCTGGTGGCACTAAAACCGATTTACGACACTTACGGTATCAGCCGTATTAACGTTGCGACCTACCAGTCTGTCTCTGGTACAGGTAAAAAGGCGATTGAAGAGCTGGCAAAACAATGCACTAAGTTGCTGCAAGGTCTGCCTGCTGACGCTGAAGTTTATCCAAAGCAAATCGCGTTTAACGTATTGCCGCAAATCGATAAATTTATGGATAACGGCTACACCAAAGAAGAAATGAAAATGGTCTGGGAAACCCAGAAGATTTTCGGTGATGACGAAATCCTCGTCAACGCAACGGCCGTGCGTGTGCCTGTCTTCTATGGCCACTCAGAAGCCGTACATATCGAGACGCGTCAACCTGCTGATGCAGAAGATATTAAAGCTTTGCTGCGCGATGCCGAAGGAGTGGTATTGTTCGAATCCGATGACGAATATCCAACGGCAGTGACCCATGCAGCGGGTACCGATCCAGTCTATGTGGGCCGTGTGCGTAAGGATATCTCCCATTCTCACGGTATTAACCTTTGGGTGGTGTCGGACAATATTCGTAAAGGCGCAGCCTTAAACAGTGTGCAAATTGCTGAGATTTTAGTGAGAGATTATTACTAA
- a CDS encoding 4-phosphoerythronate dehydrogenase, translating to MKIVVDENMPYVEPLFGALGEIIPVNGRTLTPEQVQDADVLLVRSVTRVNAALLDANPKLKFVGSATIGTDHVDLAYLARRGIPFSNAPGCNATAVGEFAFIAMLELAARFNSPLKGKVVGIVGAGNTGSATAKCLEAYGIKVLLNDPIKAAEGDPRHFVSLETLLHQADIISLHVPITRSGEHKTLHLFDEARLMSLKPNTWLVNCCRGDVIDNQALIKVKQQRDDLKLVLDVWEGEPHPMPELVPFAEFATPHIAGYSLEGKARGTFMLYQKLCELLAIPANKRLSELLPPFHFKAVELEQTPDEKALLQLARFVYDLRDDDAVFRNGFAKENGFDIMRKNHKHRREFSALALAYHGQSEVDWLSNLGFSGVGR from the coding sequence ATGAAGATTGTTGTCGATGAAAATATGCCCTATGTCGAACCCTTATTTGGGGCGTTAGGCGAGATAATCCCAGTCAATGGCCGCACGCTAACGCCCGAGCAGGTGCAAGATGCCGATGTGCTACTGGTGCGCTCGGTCACTCGAGTCAATGCCGCATTGTTAGATGCCAATCCAAAGCTTAAGTTTGTCGGCAGCGCCACTATAGGGACGGATCATGTGGATCTGGCCTACCTTGCAAGGCGTGGTATTCCCTTTTCGAATGCACCCGGCTGTAATGCGACCGCAGTCGGGGAGTTTGCCTTTATTGCGATGTTAGAACTGGCGGCGCGGTTTAACTCGCCGCTCAAGGGCAAAGTTGTGGGGATTGTCGGCGCGGGCAATACTGGCAGCGCGACGGCCAAATGCCTCGAAGCCTACGGCATTAAGGTATTACTCAATGACCCCATCAAAGCGGCCGAGGGCGATCCCCGTCATTTTGTAAGCCTTGAGACTCTATTACACCAAGCGGATATCATCAGCCTACATGTGCCCATCACTCGCAGTGGCGAGCATAAGACGCTGCATTTATTCGATGAAGCACGCCTGATGAGTCTTAAACCCAATACCTGGCTGGTGAACTGTTGCCGTGGTGATGTAATTGATAATCAAGCCTTAATTAAGGTTAAGCAGCAAAGGGATGACCTTAAATTGGTGCTCGATGTATGGGAAGGGGAGCCGCATCCCATGCCTGAGCTGGTACCTTTTGCTGAGTTTGCGACTCCGCATATCGCCGGTTACAGCTTAGAAGGTAAGGCCCGTGGCACTTTTATGCTGTACCAAAAGTTGTGTGAGTTGTTAGCCATTCCGGCCAACAAACGCTTATCCGAGCTCTTGCCGCCATTTCATTTTAAGGCGGTCGAACTCGAACAAACTCCCGATGAAAAAGCCTTATTACAGCTCGCAAGATTCGTCTACGACCTGCGTGATGACGATGCCGTATTCCGAAATGGCTTTGCAAAGGAGAATGGCTTCGACATTATGAGAAAAAATCACAAACATAGACGAGAATTTAGTGCATTGGCGCTGGCTTATCACGGCCAATCTGAGGTAGATTGGTTGTCCAATTTAGGTTTTTCAGGAGTCGGTCGGTAA
- the fabB gene encoding beta-ketoacyl-ACP synthase I, which translates to MKRVVITGMGVVSSIGNNKQEVTESLKAGRSGITHSAQFEEMQLRSHVWGNIKLDPSELIDRKALRFMGDAAAYAYIAMQEAIKDAQLTEEQYSNPRVGLIVGTGGASSSNQVQAADILREKGVKRVGPYIVPRIMSSTASACLATPFKIKGMNYSISSACATSAHCIGHAVELIQMGKQDMVFAGGSEEVDWTLTMGFDAMGALSTKYNDTPEKASRTYDADRDGFVISGGGGILIVEELEHALARGAKIYAEVIGYGASSDGYDMVAPSGEGAVRCMQMALADVDTPIDYINTHGTSTPVGDVRELEALREVFKDKCPPVASTKSMTGHALGAAGVHEAIYSLIMMENSFIAPSINIDNLDEAAKDMPIVREYRDAELNTVMSNSFGFGGTNATLVMRKYK; encoded by the coding sequence ATGAAAAGAGTCGTGATCACCGGAATGGGTGTTGTTTCAAGTATCGGTAATAACAAGCAAGAAGTGACTGAGTCACTTAAAGCGGGCCGTAGTGGTATTACACATTCCGCTCAGTTTGAAGAAATGCAACTACGCAGTCATGTATGGGGCAATATCAAATTAGATCCTTCTGAGCTGATTGACCGTAAAGCGCTGCGTTTTATGGGCGATGCTGCGGCATATGCTTACATTGCAATGCAAGAAGCCATTAAGGATGCTCAGTTAACTGAAGAGCAGTATTCAAATCCTCGTGTAGGTTTGATTGTGGGCACAGGCGGCGCTTCGTCTTCTAACCAAGTTCAAGCTGCGGATATTCTGCGCGAAAAAGGCGTAAAACGCGTGGGTCCTTATATCGTGCCACGCATTATGTCGAGCACGGCCAGCGCGTGTTTGGCAACTCCCTTCAAAATCAAAGGCATGAACTACTCAATCAGTTCAGCATGTGCGACCAGTGCTCACTGTATCGGTCACGCCGTTGAACTTATCCAAATGGGTAAGCAAGATATGGTGTTTGCGGGCGGTTCGGAAGAAGTGGATTGGACCCTGACCATGGGCTTCGATGCGATGGGCGCGCTGTCGACTAAGTACAACGACACTCCAGAAAAAGCCTCTCGTACCTATGATGCGGACCGTGATGGTTTCGTGATCTCCGGTGGCGGCGGTATCTTAATCGTTGAAGAGTTAGAGCACGCTCTGGCTCGTGGCGCGAAGATTTACGCTGAAGTGATTGGTTATGGCGCATCATCAGACGGTTACGACATGGTTGCCCCGTCTGGCGAAGGTGCGGTGCGTTGTATGCAAATGGCTCTGGCCGATGTGGACACGCCAATTGATTACATCAACACTCACGGTACTTCTACCCCAGTCGGTGACGTGCGTGAATTAGAAGCCCTGCGTGAAGTCTTTAAAGACAAGTGCCCACCAGTTGCATCGACTAAGTCCATGACTGGCCATGCCTTAGGCGCGGCGGGTGTACACGAAGCCATCTACAGCTTGATCATGATGGAAAACAGCTTTATTGCTCCTAGCATCAACATCGATAACTTAGATGAAGCCGCGAAAGACATGCCAATCGTGCGTGAATACCGCGATGCAGAGCTGAACACTGTGATGAGCAACAGCTTTGGTTTTGGTGGCACTAACGCAACATTAGTGATGCGCAAATATAAGTAA
- a CDS encoding ATP-NAD kinase family protein — protein sequence MIRFRLGLVINPLAGLGGSVGLKGSDGVAEEALALGAEPKAIKRMMQALEVIAPFAKDIEIITASGVMGEDAANALGFNTRVVYQTPDKTQAIDTQAVVRTLLNEPLDLLLFAGGDGTARDVYSVFEQAVIDDKLPVLGVPAGVKIHSGVYGITPHAAGMVVKMLLEGELVSLMSADVMDIDEVAFRQGTVRAKRFGELLVPAEPRYVQAVKMGGKEVDELVLADIAADVIQQMEDELYIMGSGSTVAFVMEELGLDNTLLGVDLIQDKALVASDLTAKQLLDLTQDKPAKLVITLIGGQGHILGRGNQQLSPELIRRLGKDNIIILATKTKLKALEGRPLIVDSGDPQLDRELCGYYKVTTGYHDYVMYQVANPDYSDL from the coding sequence GTGATCCGGTTTCGTTTAGGCTTAGTCATCAATCCACTGGCGGGTTTAGGTGGTAGTGTGGGTCTTAAGGGTAGCGATGGTGTGGCAGAAGAAGCCCTTGCCTTAGGCGCCGAGCCCAAGGCGATAAAGCGTATGATGCAAGCCTTAGAAGTGATTGCCCCTTTTGCCAAAGATATCGAAATCATTACCGCCTCAGGTGTGATGGGGGAGGATGCTGCCAACGCCTTAGGTTTTAACACCCGTGTGGTGTATCAAACTCCGGATAAAACTCAAGCGATAGACACGCAAGCCGTTGTGCGTACCTTGCTGAACGAACCGTTAGATTTATTACTGTTTGCGGGGGGCGATGGCACGGCGCGCGATGTGTATAGCGTGTTTGAACAAGCCGTTATCGACGATAAATTACCCGTGCTTGGTGTGCCGGCTGGGGTAAAAATCCATTCGGGCGTTTACGGCATCACACCCCATGCTGCGGGCATGGTCGTGAAAATGTTGCTCGAAGGTGAGTTAGTCAGCCTGATGAGCGCCGATGTGATGGATATTGATGAAGTGGCCTTTCGCCAAGGCACGGTGCGCGCCAAACGGTTTGGTGAGCTGTTAGTGCCAGCAGAACCCCGTTATGTGCAAGCGGTGAAGATGGGCGGAAAAGAAGTCGATGAGCTCGTACTCGCCGACATTGCCGCCGATGTTATCCAGCAAATGGAAGATGAGCTGTATATTATGGGCTCGGGCAGCACGGTCGCCTTTGTGATGGAAGAACTTGGGCTAGATAACACCCTGTTGGGGGTTGATCTTATCCAAGATAAAGCCTTAGTGGCGAGTGATTTAACCGCCAAGCAGTTGCTTGACCTTACTCAAGATAAGCCGGCAAAACTGGTAATTACCTTGATTGGCGGGCAGGGGCATATTCTCGGTCGTGGCAACCAACAGTTGTCGCCAGAGCTTATCCGCCGCCTCGGTAAGGACAATATTATTATCCTCGCCACAAAAACTAAGCTAAAAGCACTTGAAGGACGCCCCTTAATTGTGGATAGTGGCGACCCTCAATTAGATCGTGAGCTTTGTGGCTATTACAAAGTGACGACGGGTTACCATGATTATGTGATGTATCAGGTGGCCAACCCCGACTATTCAGATTTATAG